The stretch of DNA ACGCAATGCCGCGACCTGTCCGATACGTTACTGAACCGTTTCGGGCACTATATCCAGCCGATCAACTATCCGACGGTTCCGCGCGGAACGGAGCGCCTGCGTATCACGCCGGGACCGCTGCACACGCGTGAGGATATCGATGCTCTCGTGGAAGCGCTTTCGGCTCTGTGGAGCGAGAAGAATCTCGAAAAGGCGAAGGCTGCCTGAGTTCACAAAATTTCGTCTGCCTGCGCACGTGATCTTGTCCGCCCAATGAGGAGTTCGTCTGTTACGACGGATTTCTCATTTGTTGGCGGAGGATCCATTGTCCGAAAATAAACTGTTCTCGCTTGCCGGTCGTCGTGCGTTGGTAACGGGCGCGTCCAAAGGAATTGGGCTGGCAATCGCACGCGGTCTGGCCGTGCAGGGAGCCTCTATCGTGCTGAACGGGCGCGATGCGGGTCGCCTCAAGGAAGCCCAAACTCAACTGGCTCAGGAAGGCATCGAAGCGGAAATCAGCGCTTTCGATGTGACTGACCAGGAAGCGGTGATCGCATCGGTGAAGGATATCGAAACCCGCTTGGGTCCGATCGATATCCTCATCAATAATGCTGGCATTCAGCATCGCGCGCCGCTCGATCAGTTCCCGCGTAAAGACTGGGACCGGCTTATTTCCACCAATCTCAATTCCGTGTTCTTCGTCGCGCAAGCCGTGGCGCAGCATATGATCCCGCGTCAGCGCGGCAAGATCGTCAATATCTGCTCGGTTCAAAGCGAATTGGCCCGCCCCGGTATTGCGCCCTATACGGCCACCAAAGGCGCGGTGAAAATGCTGACCAAAGGCATGGCGACCGATTGGGCGCGCCATAACCTTCAGATCAACGGTTTGGCGCCAGGCTATTTCGAAACAGAGATGAACGCGGCGTTGGTGGCTGACGAGAAATTCTCGGCTTGGCTGCGCCAACGTACACCCGCCGCACGATGGGGCAAGGTCGAGGAACTGATCGGCGCGGCTGTGTTCCTCTCCTCCGATGCGTCCAGCTTCGTGAACGGGCACATTCTGATGGTGGATGGCGGAATTACCGCTTCCGTATAAAAATGTGTTTCGGCGCCTGAAGGACGTGCTTTC from Kozakia baliensis encodes:
- a CDS encoding SDR family oxidoreductase; translation: MSENKLFSLAGRRALVTGASKGIGLAIARGLAVQGASIVLNGRDAGRLKEAQTQLAQEGIEAEISAFDVTDQEAVIASVKDIETRLGPIDILINNAGIQHRAPLDQFPRKDWDRLISTNLNSVFFVAQAVAQHMIPRQRGKIVNICSVQSELARPGIAPYTATKGAVKMLTKGMATDWARHNLQINGLAPGYFETEMNAALVADEKFSAWLRQRTPAARWGKVEELIGAAVFLSSDASSFVNGHILMVDGGITASV